CGTCTCGCCCGCGCGGGTCTTGAACGGCTTGCCGTCCTTGCCCAGGACGGTGCCGAAGGCGAGCTGCACGGCGTGCACCTGGTCATTGAGCCAGCCGATCCGGCGGGCGGTCTCGAAGACCATCTTGAAGTGCAGCGACTGCCGGGCGTCCACCACATACAGCAGGGTGTCGGCCTTCAGGTGCTGCACCCGGTCGCGGATCGCGGAGAGGTCGGTGGCCGCGTAGCCGAAGCCGCCGTCGGACTTCTGGACGATCAGCGGCACCGGATTGCCCTCGGGGCCCTTGATGTCGTCGAAGAAGACGCACAGCGCACCCTCGGAGCGCACGGCGACACCGGACTCCTCCAGCAGCCGGCAGGTCTCGGCCAGCATGTCGTTGTAACCCGACTCGCCGACCACATCGGGGTCGTGGATCTCGATGTCCAGCTTGTCGAAGACCGAGTAGAAGTAGATCTTCGACTCGTCCACGAACTTCCGCCACAGGGCGATGGTCTCCTCGTCGCCCGCCTGGAGCTCCACCACCCGCCGCCGGGACCGCTCCTTGAACTCCGCGTCGGAGTCGAAGAGCGCCCGCGCGGCCTTGTAGAGCCGGTTGAGGTTGGACATGGCCTCCTCGCCGGAGGAGGCGTCCTTGTGGTCCAGCTCGTGCGGGTGCTCGATCAGATACTGGATGAGCATGCCGAACTGGGTGCCCCAGTCGCCGATGTGGTGGCGGCGGATCACCTTCTCGCCGGCGAACTCCAGGATCCGCACCACCGCGTCGCCGATCACCGCCGAGCGCAGATGGCCGACGTGCATCTCCTTGGCCACATTGGGCTGGGCGTAGTCGATCACGGTGGTGCCGGGCGCCTGCGCGAACGGCACGCCGAGGCGGTCGTCGGCGGCGCGGGCGGCGAGGGTCGCGGTGATCGCGGAGTCGGCGATCGTGATGTTGAGGAAGCCGGGGCCGGAGACCTTGATGTCGGCGATCACCGGATCGGGGTCGGCCGAGGTGGCGGCGACCGGAAGGTGCGCCACGACCTTGGCGGCCAGCTCACGGGGGTTTCCCTTGAGCTGCTTGGCCAGCGCCAGCATCCCATTGGCCTGGAAATCGGCCCGGTCGCTTCGTCGCAGCAGCGGGTCCGCGGAACCGGCCTCCGGCAGGGCAGCCGAGAGGGCGTCCGCGACGCGCTGATGGACCGTAGCGGCGAGGGAAGGGACCGAAGCCATGGAGTGCCATTCCGATAGTGGTGGTATGGGCAACCCAGTATTTCACGGCGGGTCCAACGATTTCCCCGGCCTGTGGACAACCCGGGCCCGCCCGGCGGGCCCTGTGGGCGAATCCGGAGGGGCCTGTTCCGTCTGGGACAATGGGCGGTGCCATGCCCGCTAGGAAGGAAGTGCCGACCGTGGCTCAGAGCACCGAGACCGACTGGGTCTCCCGATTCGCCGACGAGGTCATTGCCGAGGCGGAGCGCCGCGCCCCGGGCAAACCTGTCGTCGTCGCCTCGGGCCTCAGCCCGTCCGGCCCGATCCACCTCGGCAATCTGCGCGAGGTCATGACCCCGCACCTGGTCGCCGACGAGATCCGGCGCCGGGGCCGCGAGTGCGTTCACATCCTGTCCTGGGACGACTACGACCGGTACCGCAAGGTCCCGGCCGGGATCGACCCCTCCTGGTCCGAGCACATCGGCAAGCCGCTCACCTCGGTCCCGGCCCCGCCCGGGTCCCCGTATCCGAACTGGGCGGAGCACTTCAAGGCGCCGATGGCCGAGGCGCTGCGGGAGATGGGCATCGAGTTCCACCCCATCAGCCAGACCGAGATGTACACCTCGGGGGCGTACCGGGAGCAGATCCTGCACGCGATGCGCCACCGCCGGGAGATCGACGCCGTCCTGGACCGGTACCGCACCAAGGACAAGCCCGGCGCCAAGAAGCCCAAGCAGCAGCAGAAGCCGGTGGACGAGGCCGAGCTGGCCGCCGCCGAGGGCTCGGGCGCGGCCGCCGAGGACGACGGCAGCGCGGGCGCGGCGGGTTACTACCCGTACAAGCCGTACTGCTCGGTCTGCGACCGGGATGTGACCACGGTGACCTCGTACGACGACGAGACCACCGAGCTGGCGTACACCTGCGCGTGCGGCCACGGCGAGACCGTCCGCCTGAGCGAGCACAACCGCGGCAAGCTGGTCTGGAAGGTCGACTGGCCGATGCGCTGGGCGTACGAGGGCGTGGTCTTCGAGCCCTCGGGCGTGGACCACTCCTCGCCGGGCTCGTCCTATGTGGTCGGCGGCCAGATCGTCCGCGAGGTCTTCGGCGGGGAGCAGCCCATCGGCCCGATGTACGCGTTCGTGGGCATCAGCGGCATGGCCAAGATGTCCTCGTCCAAGGGCGGTGTGCCCACCCCGGCCGACGCGCTGGAGATCGTGGAGGCGCCGCTGCTGCGCTGGCTGTACGCCCGCCGCCGGCCCAACCAGTCCTTCAAGATCGCCTTCGACCAGGAGATCCAGCGGACCTACGACGAGTGGGACGCGCTGGAGCGGAAGATCACCGAGGGCACGGCCCAGCCCGCGGACGCGGCCGCGTACCGCCGCGCGACCCGCACCGCCACGGGCGAGCTGCCCAGCACCCCGCGCCCGCTGCCGTACCGCACGCTGGCCTCGGTGGTGGACATCACCACCGGCCATGACGAGCAGACGCTGCGCATCCTCGGCGAGCTCGACCCCGACAACCCGGTGAAGTCCCTGGAGGAGACCCGGCCCCGGCTCGACAAGGCCGAGCGCTGGATCACCACCCAGGTCCCGGCCGATCAGCGCACCCGGGTCCGGGACGAGCCGGACACGGAGCGGCTGGCCGCGCTGGG
This genomic interval from Streptomyces asiaticus contains the following:
- the argS gene encoding arginine--tRNA ligase, with the translated sequence MASVPSLAATVHQRVADALSAALPEAGSADPLLRRSDRADFQANGMLALAKQLKGNPRELAAKVVAHLPVAATSADPDPVIADIKVSGPGFLNITIADSAITATLAARAADDRLGVPFAQAPGTTVIDYAQPNVAKEMHVGHLRSAVIGDAVVRILEFAGEKVIRRHHIGDWGTQFGMLIQYLIEHPHELDHKDASSGEEAMSNLNRLYKAARALFDSDAEFKERSRRRVVELQAGDEETIALWRKFVDESKIYFYSVFDKLDIEIHDPDVVGESGYNDMLAETCRLLEESGVAVRSEGALCVFFDDIKGPEGNPVPLIVQKSDGGFGYAATDLSAIRDRVQHLKADTLLYVVDARQSLHFKMVFETARRIGWLNDQVHAVQLAFGTVLGKDGKPFKTRAGETVRLEDLLDEATERAAAVVREKSEKLGLTEEEILERGAQVGVGAVKYADLSTSASRDYKFDLDQMVSLNGDTSVYLQYAYARIQSILRRAEEGQRPLAHPELPLAPAERALGLHLDQFGETLREVAAGYEPHKLAGYLYQLASLYTTFYDQCPVLKAEGGPAQVENRLFLCDITARTLGQGMSLLGIRTPERL
- the lysS gene encoding lysine--tRNA ligase translates to MPARKEVPTVAQSTETDWVSRFADEVIAEAERRAPGKPVVVASGLSPSGPIHLGNLREVMTPHLVADEIRRRGRECVHILSWDDYDRYRKVPAGIDPSWSEHIGKPLTSVPAPPGSPYPNWAEHFKAPMAEALREMGIEFHPISQTEMYTSGAYREQILHAMRHRREIDAVLDRYRTKDKPGAKKPKQQQKPVDEAELAAAEGSGAAAEDDGSAGAAGYYPYKPYCSVCDRDVTTVTSYDDETTELAYTCACGHGETVRLSEHNRGKLVWKVDWPMRWAYEGVVFEPSGVDHSSPGSSYVVGGQIVREVFGGEQPIGPMYAFVGISGMAKMSSSKGGVPTPADALEIVEAPLLRWLYARRRPNQSFKIAFDQEIQRTYDEWDALERKITEGTAQPADAAAYRRATRTATGELPSTPRPLPYRTLASVVDITTGHDEQTLRILGELDPDNPVKSLEETRPRLDKAERWITTQVPADQRTRVRDEPDTERLAALGDTERESLRLLLDGLDDHWSLDGLTTLVYGVPKIQAGLSPEAKPTPELKVAQRSFFALLYTLLVGRDTGPRLPTLLLAVGADRVRKLLAV